A portion of the Panthera tigris isolate Pti1 chromosome E1, P.tigris_Pti1_mat1.1, whole genome shotgun sequence genome contains these proteins:
- the CENPV gene encoding centromere protein V, translating to MRRARSGAAAKPRVQKRPGASGAPAAAPSAPSASRSRRSTGQAGGESRAAARQPSAKRRPTQASPRAQEAGPGQPPPELPLLPPPPPPPPPPPPASPAASLPDLGDQRERWETFQKRHRLTFEGAAKLLLDTFEYQGLVKHTGGCHCGAVRFEVWASADLHIFDCNCSICKKKQNRHFIVPASRFKLLKGAESITTYTFNTHKAQHTFCKRCGVQSFYTPRSNPGGFGIAPHCLDEGTVRSVVIEEFNGTDWEKAMKEHKTIKNMSKE from the exons ATGCGGCGGGCGAGAAGCGGCGCGGCCGCCAAGCCACGCGTGCAGAAGCGGCCGGGAGCCTCCGGGGCCCCCGCGGCCGCCCCCTCGGCCCCCAGCGCCAGCCGCTCCCGGCGCTCCACGGGCCAGGCCGGGGGCGAGAGCAGGGCGGCGGCGAGGCAGCCGTCGGCGAAGCGGCGGCCGACGCAGGCGTCGCCGCGGGCCCAGGAGGCGGGCCCCGGGCAGCCGCCGCCGGAGCTGCCTctgctcccgccgccgccgccgccgccgccgccgcccccccccgcctCGCCCGCTGCCTCGCTGCCCGACCTGGGCGACCAGCGGGAGCGCTGGGAGACGTTCCAGAAGCGACACAGACTCACCTTCGAGGGCGCCGCCAAGCTGCTGCTGGACACCTT CGAATACCAGGGCCTGGTGAAACACACCGGAGGCTGCCACTGTGGGGCGGTTCGTTTTGAAGTTTGGGCCTCGGCGGACTTGCACATCTTTGACTGCAA ctgCAGCATTtgcaagaagaaacagaatagacaCTTCATTGTCCCAGCTTCTCGCTTCAAGCTCCTGAAG GGAGCAGAGAGTATAACCACATACACGTTCAACACGCACAAGGCGCAGCACACGTTCTGTAAGAGATGCGGCGTTCAGAGCTTTTACACTCCCCGCTCGAACCCTGGAGGCTTCG GAATCGCCCCCCATTGCCTAGATGAGGGCACCGTGCGGAGTGTGGTCATTGAGGAATTCAATGGCACCGATTGGGAAAAGGCCATGAAGGAGCACAAGACCATCAAGAACATGTCTAAAGAGTGA